The genomic interval CCCGTCGGCTTCCAGGCCCAGCCGCGAGAGCGTGGCGGCGGCGATCTCGCTCCGCTTGGCCTTCAGCTCGCCCCAGGTGAGCGCGCTGTCGCCGTCGGCATCGAGGCCCACCAGGAAGTCGAGGTCCTTCAGCGAGACGTCCCACCGCAGACGCACGGGCGTGTCGGAGGGCGCGGCAACCGCGTCGCCCGCTCGCGCCGCGGGCCCGACGAGCACGCGGAGGTAGCTGTCGCTGGGCTTGTGCGCCGCGGCGGGCGTCGCCCCCAGGGCCGCCAGGAGGGCCGCGAACAGGAGCGGGAGCGGGTGGAGGCGCCTCACGGCCGTCCTCCGGGGGCGAGCGCGTCGAGCAGCGGGGCCAGGTCCGCGTCCTCGGTCCCGGCGTCGCGGAGGAACGCGACCACCCCGCCGGCCGCGGCCGGCCGCCCCGCGGCGAGCGCGGCCTCGAGCACGTTGCGGCTGTCGCGGGGCTGCTTCTGGAGGTCCCAGTTCTGCAGCGCGACCTCCAGGGCGCGCCGCGCGTCGCCTTGCAGCTCCAGCTCGAAGCGGCTCTCGTAGCGGCCGTGCGGGTCGCTCCCGCGGAGGCGGATCTCCGCGAACCGGTCGGCGAGCCGGCGGGTGGACGCGGCGGCCGCTCCGCCCTCGCCGGCCCGCGTGGCGGCAAGAGCGTGGGCGAGCAGCAGGCCGGTGTCCGACAGGCGGGCGGCCGCGAGCGGCAGCACCGCGGCGGGCCGGCCGCGGTCGAGCAGGAAGTCGGCGTAGGCCCGGAGCAGGTACGCGTCGCCGGGGTCGCGGGCGAGTCCGGCGCGGAAGCGGGCTTCGGCCGCGTCGAAGCGGCCCAGGGCGCGGGCGGCGTCGGCGGCGACGACGTCGGCGAAGCCGCGGAGCGCCGGCGGCGTGCCGGGGTCGGCGAGAAGGGCGTCCGCGTCGGCAAGGGCCCGCTCCGCGTGACCGGTCACGACGTCCAGCGGCAGACGGGCGGCGGTCGCCGCGGCGTCCTCGCCGGCGGCCTCGAGCCGCGCGACCGCCGCCCGGGCCGCCGGGTAGTCCCCGAGCACGTAGTGCAGGTTCGCGACCTCCAGGAGAGCCTGCGGGTCGTCCGCGGCCCGGTCCAGGACGCTCCGCTGGTCCGCGAGGGCCCCGCGGTAGTCGTGGTCCCGCTCGCGGAGCTTCGCCCGCAGCCGGAGGACGGCCAGCGGCGGATCCTCCAGCCCCCACCACGGCGAGAGGGCGGCCCGGGCGTGGCCGAAGAACCGGGGATCGTCCTCGCGACGCGCGATCTCCAGGGAGTCCGCCGCGAGCCGCACCGCCGCGTCGGTGTCCCGCGGGTCCTCGGCGAGCCGGGCCCGCAGCCCGGCCAGCCGGTCGCCCGCGGCGAAGAGCACCCGCGGGATCCGCTCGAGCACCTCGTCGTCGGACGCGGGGCGGCGGGGCTCGCCCGCCCCCGCGGTGGCCGCCCCGAGCAGCGCGATCGAGGCGAGAGCGATTCTGGAACGCGGCATCGCGGGAAACCTACGGCCAACCCGGGGCGGCGGATGCCTCCGGTGCCGGCGGAGGCCTCCTCCGCGGCCCCGGGGCATCCAGGCGGCTGCAGACGCCGTACAACACCGGCGGGCGGAACGCCCGTCGCCGCTCGCGGCGTTCACCACCACCATCTTTCGGCTCCTCCATGCAGAATCGCCCCCGACTCCTCCTCGCCGCCGCCGTCCTCCCCGCGGGTGCCGCTCTGGCCGCCGACCACCTCGACGCCCCGAGCGTCGCCGCCAACGGCCAGGCCGACATCAACGACCTCTACGCCTTCCAGTCGCCGACCAACGCCGACAACACGGTGCTGATCCTGACGGTCAACCCCGCCGCCGGCGTGCTCTCGCCGACGACCTTCGGCGACGACGTGCGGTACGACATCCTCATCGACAGCGACGGCGACGCCCTCGCCGACGCCAGCTACTCCACGTCCTTCTTCACCCGGGAAGACGGCCGCCAGGACTTCACCGTCACCCGCGGCGGCGAGGCGTACGCCTCGGGCACCACCGGTGCCCGCTCGACGAGCGTCAGCGGCGGCCAGGTGACCGCGGGCCTCTTCGAGGACCCGTTCTTCTTCGACCTCGATGGCTTCAACGACGGCTTCGCGTTCACGGGTGACGACTTCTTCGCCGGGCTCGACGTGAGCGCGATCGTGCTGGAGGTGCCCAGCGCCGAGCTCGGCGCTGTGCAGGTCGGGCTCTACGCCGAGACCCGCGTCGACGGCGAGCGCTTCGACCTGATGGGCCGCCCCGCCATCAACACCGTGCTGCTCGAGGGCGACCGCAAGGAGCTCTTCAACGACGTCGACCCCGCGGACCAATTCTCGGTCTTCGGCGAGGAGGTGACCGCCAAGATCGCGTCGCTCTCCGACCAGGAGAACGCGGAGTCGCTCACCCCGATCCTGTTGCCCGATCTGCTGACCTACGACAGCTCCAGCGACGCCGGGTACCTCAACGGCCGCCGGCTCGACGACGACGTCATCGACGCGAGCCTGAGCCTGCTCACCGCCGGGGCCCTGGTCTCCGACGGCGTCGACGGCAACGACAGAGCGTTTCTGAACGCCTTCCCCTTCCTCGCCGCCGCCAACGGGGACGGCCCGGTCCCGATCCCGACGCCCTCGGCCGCCGCCGCCGGCCTCGCCCTGCTGGGCGTGGGCGTGGCCCGCCGCCGCCGCCGCGTCGAGGCCTGAGCAGCCCTCCGCTGGGCAGCGCCGCCGCGGACCGCCCCCGGTCGGCGGCGTTTCGGTGCGCCGTCCGCGGCTCCCGGCCCCGCCTCCTCTGCGAACCGACCCGCGTCCTGCGCAGGAGACCGTCCCGATCCGCTCTGCGGGGCGTCGGAAGGGTCTTCTGCGTGGGCCATACTGGACTCGAACCAGTGACCTTCTCGATGTCAACGAGACGCGCTAGCCAGCTGCGCCAATGGCCCGGTGCCCGGCGGGGCGCGGGATCCGCGGGGGGAGCATAACGCAGAGCCGCCCGCCGTGGCGGCCGCTCACGCGGCGATGCGCGGGCGGGGCGCCGCGGCGGGCTCGGGCTCGGCGGACCAGGTGGAGGGCTCGAAGCCGTGGCGGTCGAGGTGGCCACGGAGCCCCTCGACGGCGCCGCCGCAGACGGCGGTGCGTGCCTCGGCTTCGAGGATGGACAGCACCTTCTCCCGGGGCATCGTGGCGCGGTAGGGCCGCTCCGCGGTCATGGCCTCGTACATGTCGGCGACGGCGAGGATGCGGCTGTGCGGGTGGATGGCGTCGCCGACGAGGCCGCGGTGGTAGCCGGTGCCGTCGAGTTTCTCGTGGTGGCCGGCGGCGACCTCGCTCAGATCGCCGAGCCCCCGGACCCGCCCGAGGATCTGGTGGGTGAAGGCCGCGTGCTGGCGCATCTCGCGGAACTCGGCGTCGTCGAGCTTGCCGGGCTTGTCGAGGATCGTGTTGGAGACGCCGAGCTTGCCGACGTCGTGCAGCAGCGCGGCCCGGCGGACCTGCCGCACCTCCGCGGCCGGAAGCCCCTGGTGGCGGGCGATGCCGACCGCGAGCTCCTCCACGCCCTCGCTGTGGCGGCGGGTCCAGGGGCTCTTGGCGTCGACGACCTGGGCGAAGCCGATCGCGATGTCGTCGATGCGGGCGTCGTCGGCGAGCAGCCGCTTCTCGGGCGGCTCGAGGTCGACCAACGCGGCGAACGGATCGGCGGTGTAGACGCCCGACCAGAAGTTGGTCTGGTTCTCCAGCCGAAGCGCCACGTCGGCGATCGTGGGGTCGAACCAGTGGCCGCGTCGCCGGCGGAGCATGTCCATGCCGGCGCCCACGCCGTGCGCGGCGACGAAGACCTCCAGCGTCTGGGCGAGCCCGAGCACGCGGGCGAGCAGCGGGATCGCCTCCCGGCGGGTGCCGTGGGGGTGGCCGCGTCCGTCCCAGTGCTCGTCGAGCGCGTAGATCGCTTCGGAGGTGGCCTCGGGGACGCCGAAGAGCCGGGAGATGGCGGCGCCACGCTCGCACCGGATCGAGATCATCTCCCGCCCGGCCGCGGGCCCGGCGGCGCCGATGCGGGCGGCCCGGCCGATCTTCTCGATCATGGTGCCGCTGCCGAAGGCGTGCCGCGTCGTGTACTTGATCGATTCGCCGAGGCGGGCCCAGTCGACGGTCTTGAAGTCGCGTTTGATGCCCCGATCGTCGCCGCCGAAGAGGTTGGCGATGCGTGCGGCGTTGCTCGAGCAGCCCAGGTCCTTGAGCTGGCTGGCGTAGAAAAGAGCGGAGTGCTCCTCGACGCTGAGATGCAGCTCCGACGCGATCTGCATCGCGATCAGGCAGGTCCGGGCGGAGTGGCCCTGCGGCTGTCCCTCGGTCACGTCCAGCGCGGCGGAGAGGGCGGAGACGAGGTCGGCGAGGCGGATCGTCGGGGCGGGTGCGGACGCGGCATCGGGGGCCCCGGCCCCGCCCGGCGGCGTGGGGCCGGCTTGCAGGGGGCGGTCGTTCGTCGTCGAGGCGGGCGTGGGGTGATCCATCCGCCTGGTCGATCGGCTGGGCGGACGGGGGCCTGCAGGCGGGCGCCTCGCCCTCTCGACGAAAGCGGGCCGGCTGGGCGGGCTGCGCCGGTGTGCCCGCCGGTGCGGGTTTCGGCGCGACCCAGCCGAGGCGGAGGCACGCCCCCGCGCCGAGGACCGCCCGTTGACCCGGCTCGCCGCTCCCGCTACCCTCTCCGCCCGACGAAGCCCCCTTCGTCTAGTGGCCTAGGACATCGCCTTCTCATGGCGAGAACAGGGGTTCGACTCCCCTAGGGGGTAAGGGTCCCGTGCGGACCGCACCACGATGCCCCCCAGTGCCTCGCACGGGGGGTTTTTCGTTGCCGGTGCCCCCCCTTGCCCGCGGAGCGCGCACCACAGGGCGCACCACTCCCGCCTCGGCTCCGGCCGCGCCGCCCACGTCCGCCCCGGGCTCCGCCACCGCCCGCGCCCAGTGATCCGCCGTGATCCGGTTGTAGTGCGCGTCCGCCACCTTCTCGGAGTTCCCGAGCCACGCCGCCACCACGTGCCCGGCGTAGCGGTCGTTCAGGTCGGTCTGCCGGCTCGCCCGCAGGGCATGGAACAGCCGGGGCCACGGCTTCAGGCCCGCCCGGTCGATCGCCGCCAGCACCGGCTTGCGGAACGCCTGCCCGGTCCGCGTCGCCGCGTAGGGCACCACGTGCACCGCGCCCGCGGGCGCGGCCTCGAAGGTTTCCCGCAGGGCCTCCAGCAGCTCGGGGAACAGCGGCACCTCCCGGGTTTCGTGCCCCGCGTGCCCGGCGGTCTTCGGGCTCCGCACCAGCAGGCGGCCGGCGGCCCAATCCACGTCCGCCCACAGCATCCCCTCCACCTCGGACGGGATCCGCACGCCGCCCCAGCGGGCCAGGATGAACAGCGTCCGAAGCTCCCCGGTGGACAGTGCCCCGCGGCCTTGCAGCTCCGCCAGCACCGCCAGGGCGTCCGCCTCGGGCACGTACGCGGCCCGCTCGGGGTTCGGCATCGACGTGATCGGCAGGTGCCCGAAGGGGTCCACCGCCTCGCCCACCAGCTTCTTCCGCCGGCCGTAGCGGAACAGGTCCCGCAGGTCGCCGGTCGTCTTCCGCGTCGTCGCCTCCGCCAGCCCCTTCCGGCCGGGGCCGGTGCCCCGCATCCACGCCCGCCAATCGTCGGCGTCGCCGGCGGTCACGGTGTCCGGGTTGCGGTCCGCCCCGAAGTGCTCCAGCAGGTACCGCCGCGACTGCCCAAGCCGCCGCACGGTGTTCGGCTTCTTCGTCGCGGCCTTCGTCTTCAGCCACGCCTCGGACAGCTCCCCGAGCGTTGCGGTTGCGGCGGCCTCCAGGGGCTCCGCCAGCCCGCAGGCCACCAGCCGCTCCCGCAGCGTCCCCTCCACCCGCGACAGCCACGCCCGCGTCGGCGGCGTCGGCTCCAGGCCCGCCGCCCCCGCGGCCTCCAGCTCGCCCACGTGCGCGGCCACTTGCTCCGCCCGCCGCTTCGCCATCTTCCCGAGCCACACCGCCCGCCGTCGGCCGTCTCGGAGTCTCACGTACACCCGCACGTTTCCGCGGGGATCGGTCGTCATGCTCGCCATGTTGTTCCTGCCTTGCCTTCTTGCGGGGCCCCAGCCCCTCGGGTGATCCACCGCGACCGTAGAGAGCCGCGGGCCGGCGCGCCAGCGGGTGCCGGCTTCCACGCCTCTTCCTGCCCGTCAGAACCCCGGCAGCGCCGCCGCCTCGGGCCTCGGGGTGTTCGCCGCCTCCAGGGCCTCGGCACCCGGGGGCGTCCAGCGCTGCGCCTTCAGGTCGGCCCGCGTCACGTCCAGCGCGTCGCCAAACAGCCGCCGGAACCCGGGGGCGTCGCCGGCCTCCGCGACCCGAGCCGCCCACCGGGCCGCCAGCGGCCGCACCACCTCCGGGGGCCACGCTGCCCGAAGGGCCACCAGCAGCCGCTCCGCTGCGCCGTCCGCGGGGGCGTCTCCGTTCCACAGCCGCACGCCCATCGCATCGGCCACCGCCCACAGCGGGGGAAGGCTGCCCGAAGGGAAGGGCGGCGGCGGGCCGCACGCCTCCCCGAGCACCAGCAGCCGCAGCAGGGACAGACGGGCGGCGGCGGCCTCCGCCACCAGCGCCGGCGGCAGGGCCTCACCCGCGGCCGGGTCCAGCCGCAGCTTCACCCGAGCCGCAACGCCCGCGGTCTCCAGCCGCTCCAGCAGGTCCGCCGCGGCGGGGGGGTTGCTGCCGCTCACAGCTCCACTCCCTCCCCGATGCCCGGGGTCGGCGGCTCGGGCGTCGCTCCGCCGCCACCCGTGCGGGATCCACTCACAGAACCCACAGAACCCCGGGCCGCCGGGGGTTGTGTGAGTTTCGTGCGCGGCTTTTCCTCCGGCAGGGGCCGCGGGCGGCGCCACGCGTAGCTCACGCTCGGGGCTCCGCCCTTGGCGGTCGTCGGCACCTCTTGCTCCAGCAGGTGCCCGTGATCCCGCAGCAGCTCAAGCGCCCGCGTCACCGGCTCCGCCTTCCGGCCGATCCCGCTCCAGCCCTTCGCGTACACGTCCCGGCCGCTGAAGCGCTCCGGCAGGTCGCCCGCCTCCAGCCGCTCCAGGATCCGCCCGGCCCGCTCCACAGCCTCCCGCGTCTCGGACAGCAGCACCCGGCGGGCGTGCGCCTCGAAGTACGCCGCCAGCTCCAGGGCCCGCCGCAGGGCGTCGTCGGTTACCCGGTGCGGGTCCGCCACTGCCGCCGGCTCGGTCGCGTCGGCCACGTGCAGCAGAAGCGCGAGGCTCGGCACCAGCTTCCGCAGCTTGGACAGCCACCCGGACATCATCGGGGATCGCTCCCGCGGCAGCCGGGCCTCCAGCACGTGCCGCCACGCCCGGAACCGCTCCAGCGCATCGCCGCAGAATCGCAGGTGCGGGATCGCGTCCGCGGGAGCGTTTTCATCCACCCGCCCCCCGAGCCTTGCGGGGTCGGTTGTCGCGGCCCGCTCGTACGCAGCCTCGGCTCGGGCGAAAGCCACGCGGTCCGGCTTCCGGTCTACGTCCCGCCACTCCGCGGGATGGTCGGGCCAGGTCATCGCTTGCAGCCTGTCCAGGAACCCGTCGGCTCGGGTGCCACCCGCAGCGACCGCGGCCACCAGCGCGGCCATCGGCTCGGGTTGAATCGCGCCGCACACAGACAGGCACATCCGATCCACGTAGACCTCGCCCCGCCTGATCCGGTCCAGCGATAGGCACCCGTCGCCGTTCCAAGCCTCCAGGCACAGCGCCCGCTCTTGCTCCCGCCCCTTCTTCTCCAGCCCCGCCAGCCACCCGGGCAGCTCATCGCGCAGCAGGGTCACGCCCGCAGGGTTGTGCTCCATGATCGCGTGCAGCTTCTCGGGCGTCGCATCGTTCACCACGTACCGCCGCGGGGTCGGCGCCGCCGGCGGCTCCACCTCGCCCAGCAGCCGCTCCGCTTCGGCCATCGCCTCCGCGTCGTCACCCGCCGCCGCCTTCTTCAGCACCGCCTCCGCCGCGGCTCGCTTAGCCTTGAAGGTCGTCACCTTCAGCTCATACGCCGCCTCGGCTTCGGCGTTGCTCTTCCTCGCCCGCTTCTCCAGCCGCTCCAGCATCCGCTTCGGCTCCTTCATCGCCGGCGTCTTCATCGTGCCCGGTGAACCCACCACGCCGCCCCACAGGTTCGGAATCTCTTCCCATGTTGTGTCGTCTCCCTTCGGGCGGATGCACAGCCGCGCACCCACGGCTCCGCTGAAGGTCACCAGCGCCGCCACCGCCACGTAATCCAAGGGGCATTGCATCCGGTCGGCCACGTCCAGGCACCACAGGCGGAACGCCTCGGGCAGCCACGCGGGATCGAAAGGCGGCACCGCCAGCAGCGGCGGGGGCAGCGGCCGCGGCTCGGGAGTGCCTGCCGGCTCCGCCTCCGCCGCCAGCGCCTCCACCGCAGCCCGCACCGCCCCGGGGTCCGCCTCCCGCTCCAGCGCGTCCACCAGGTCACCCCGGGGGGGCAGGTCCGCCCAGCGGTCCACCAGGTGCACCACCCGCACGTCGGCGGCCACGTCGCCCAGGTGATCCGCGACCCGAGCCGCCCACTTCCTGCCGGGGTCGTCATGGTCCGCCAGCACCCGCACGCAACGGCCTCGAAGCGCTTTCCAGTCGGTTGCATCGACGGGGGCACCGCTGCCGCCCGCAGCGGTCACCGTCACCAGACCGGCCTCGGCTCCGGCGTCGGCGGCCTTCTCCCCCTCCAGCACGTCCACCGGCAGGGAAGGGTTGGCCGCCAGTAGCTCGGGGAGCCGGTACAGCGGGCGCGGCTTCGGCATCGCCTCCGCACGCCACAGCCCATCGACGGGGCAGCGGCTCGCCTGCCGGTAGGTCTTCCGGCCGCCGGCTTCCTCGAAGCGCAGCACCACGCCCACCGGCTTCTCCGCAGCGTCCCGGTATGTCCACCGCCCGGCCGCGGGGCCACGCTGCCCATACGCGGCCTTCACCAGCTCCGCGGCGGTCCCGTAGCCTCCCGGCCTGTTCTCTCCCGCGTCGCCCGTCTCCAGCGGGGCCGCGGCTTGCGGGCGCTTCGCCGGCATCCACGTCCCGGTCGTCGCCTCGGGCGGGGCGTCGTCGGCCGCGAATACTCCACCGCCATCCTTCGCCGCCAGCAGCTTCCAGCCGGGCGGGGGGGCCGCCAGCCGCTCACACTTCACGCGGGAACCGTTGCCCATCCGGGCGCACCAGTCCGGCTTGCCGCACACAGGGCAGGGCTCCGCTTTCGTCACGGTGTTGAAGTCGCTCAATGGGCACCGCCTTCCGCGAGGGGGGCGGCGGCTTCGGCCTGCCGGGCGTCGGCCCAGCGTTGAAGCTCCGCACGGTTGAACAGGCGGCAGGTGCCCAGCTTGAAGCTCGGGAGCGTGCCGGCCGCCGCCAGCTCCTTCACCGTCCGCTCGGACAGGCACAGCACCGCGGCGGCTTGCTTCGCCCGCAGGGTGATCGGCACCAGCACCGCCTCGGGCGGCGCGGCCTTCGGGTCGTCGGGGGTCGCCAGCATGTTCACGCGGCACCGCCTTCCGCGTCGCCGGCGGCGCGGGCCAGCAGGCACCGCTTCACGGCTTCCACGTTGAACAGCAGGCGGCGGCCGGCTCGAAGGTGCGGGATCCGGCCGGCGGCCGTTTCTTCCTTCAGCCACGCCGCGGGGATCTTCAGGCGCCGGGCGAGGGCCGGCAGCGCCACCAGGTCGGTAGGTGTTTCATTCATGCCCGCCACGTTGCTCGGCAGCGGGCGGCTCCCGGTCACCTCCCGGGCGTTTTTCGGGCGGTTTTCCTACAACTTCGGCGTTTCAGGCGGTTGCAGCGTGTAGCGGCCTTGCGTCGGCGTCACCACCAGCGTTCTCCAGGCATCATGGTTGCGGAACCAGTCCGACGGCTTCGCGCTCTCGCGTGCCCCCACGCGGTCCCGCAGGGTCTCCACAGACAGCGGCCGCCGCCCATCCTCGTACGCCTCCCAAAGCGCCCGGATGCACCGGCGTTGCATCGGCCGCGGGAAGTCGAAGGTCTTCGCGCCCCACCGGAACGTCTCGAAGTCGGGGCCGGGCGCCATGCCCGGGCCGGCAGCCGCCTCACGCTCCGCTGCCGTCGCCGGCAGCCCCGGACCGCTTCCCGCCACCTTCAGCCGACCCACCGCCCGCCGGCACACGTCGGCCACCTCCTCCACCCGGGCCGGGTCCGTCTCCAGGTCCTTCACGGTCCACCCGAAGGGCTCCGGGTCCAGCCTTTGCTCCCGCACCACCTCCAGCACCATCGGGAGCGCCAGCTCGTACGCAGCATCCGTGATCGCCAGCGCCTCCCGGCGCATCTTCAGCTCCGCGCGTGCCTCTCTTGCGCCCGCCTACGCGTCCGGCAGGTCGCCGCCCAAGTCCGGGTCACGCTTCGCCCGCCTCACGCGGTCGTTGCTCCAACCCAGCGTCTCCGCTGCCACCCGCTCCGCCTCCCGCGCCTCCAGCAGCCCCTTCAGTGTGCCCGGGAAGCCTTGCACCGCCAGCCGCGGGCACCATGGCCGTTGCACCTCCACCGCCGCGGCCCGCCGAACCCGCCGCACGTCGGCGTACCACGCCTCCCGCCGGGGGTCCGCCACCCGCAGGCAGTCCAGGCTCGTACCCAGCGTCTCCGCCTCGATGCCCCACCGGGCCGCCGCGTCCTCCACCGGGGCAAGGTTCGCCGCGAACGTCCGCGACAGCCGCGACGGCACGTCCGCCAGCTTCCCCAGCCGCTCCCGTGCCCGGGCCGCCGTCGCGTCCGCCTCCGCTCGGGCGGGGCTCCCCTCGGGCAGCGCGGCCGCCGTCGCTCGGGCTCCGCGGTCGGTCGCGTCCGCGTCAGCGCATTGCTCCAGGGCCTCTACATACTCCGCCGGCAGCTCCAGCAGCCGGGCAGCCGCCGCGTCCACCGCCTGCGCTTCAGCCGCCCGGCGTTGCCCCTCCAGTGTGTCTCGCATGGTCCTGCCTTCGGTGGAAACGGCCGGGCCCCGCGTCTCACCCAGGCAGGGAGGGAACGCAGGGCCCGTACGGCGCGGATCAGGCGCCTACCGGTCGGGATCGTAGCGGCGGGCGGCTCGGCTCCACCCCGGCGGCCAAAGAAAGAAACAGAATCCACATCCTCGACTGTTCCCCACGGTCTCAGCGGGCGAATCGTTCGCCAGGAAGGACCCAAACGCCCCCCCTAGGGCCGCCTCCTGCCCGTCGTCAGTTCCGGGGGCCACCAGGGCCGGAACGGTCCGCCAGGCTCTCACGGTGCCGCGTCGCCGCTGCCCGGGCATCCTCCTGAGCCGCCGCGGGCAGCTTCCGCCACGCCGCCGGGTTCATCGCCGCCGGATCCGCCCACAGCCCCGACCCGCTGCCCGGGCCTCCGCCGCCAGTGTCTCCAGGTCCGGCCGGTCCGCGTGTTGCCACCGCCAGGCGTGCCCCGCCTCCACCAGCCCGGCGCCCAAGTCGCGCCCGCCATCGTGCCGCACCTCCGCCAGCCGCCGGCCCCAGCGGTCCCGATCGTCGCCCACCAGCTCCACCGCCTCGCCTTCCTCCAGCGCCGCCCAGGCCCACGCCGTCGCCGCGTCACCTCCAGGCTGCGCTCGCTCGGGGGCGTCGATGCCCAGCACCCGCACCCGCACCACCTCGCCCGCGGGGTCCACCACGTCCACCGTGTCGCCGTCCACCACCCGGGCCACCCGGAACGGGGGCAGCTCTTCCGGCGTCACCGCCAGCGGGGCCTCGGGCACCGCCTCGGCAGGGGGGCGGCTCGGCACCGCCGGCGGCCGCATCGTCCACACCACCAGCAGCAGGCCCACCAGCAGCACCAGGCATAGAAGGGTCCGGGGGCTCACCACCCGACGCTACCGCCGCTCGGGTCCGCCGCGACACTCCGCCGCACCCGGACCGCGGGAATGCCCGTGAAGGGCCCGCGGCCGGCCGCTGCGCTTTCTCCCTTACTTGCCCGTCGGCTTCGCTCGGGCGCGGGTCATGGGCTCCCGCGTCCGCACCGCAGCGGGGGCACCCCTCGGGAGGGACCCCTGCCGGTGCATCCGCCACCCGGCAGGCACGCCCGGCTTCTCACGCGGCCGGCTCCGGGGGCGGCTCGGGCTCTTCCTCGCCCACCAGCCGCAGCACCGGCTCCCCCGCGGGGCCGCTTGCCCCCGAGCCGCCGCCACGCTCCAGGGAGGCCACCGCCGCCTCCAGCTCCGCGAGGTCGGCCCGCGCCGCCAGCGTCCCCACCCGGCGCCGGAGGTCCGCCCGCCGCTTCTCTTGTGCCGGCAGTTCCTCCATCGCCCGCACCACCCCCCGCAGTTGCGGCATCGTCAGGCGGGCCAGCGCCTCGCCTCCCCGCTCCAGCAGCTCCGC from Phycisphaera mikurensis NBRC 102666 carries:
- a CDS encoding tetratricopeptide repeat protein, giving the protein MPRSRIALASIALLGAATAGAGEPRRPASDDEVLERIPRVLFAAGDRLAGLRARLAEDPRDTDAAVRLAADSLEIARREDDPRFFGHARAALSPWWGLEDPPLAVLRLRAKLRERDHDYRGALADQRSVLDRAADDPQALLEVANLHYVLGDYPAARAAVARLEAAGEDAAATAARLPLDVVTGHAERALADADALLADPGTPPALRGFADVVAADAARALGRFDAAEARFRAGLARDPGDAYLLRAYADFLLDRGRPAAVLPLAAARLSDTGLLLAHALAATRAGEGGAAAASTRRLADRFAEIRLRGSDPHGRYESRFELELQGDARRALEVALQNWDLQKQPRDSRNVLEAALAAGRPAAAGGVVAFLRDAGTEDADLAPLLDALAPGGRP
- a CDS encoding DUF4331 family protein; translated protein: MQNRPRLLLAAAVLPAGAALAADHLDAPSVAANGQADINDLYAFQSPTNADNTVLILTVNPAAGVLSPTTFGDDVRYDILIDSDGDALADASYSTSFFTREDGRQDFTVTRGGEAYASGTTGARSTSVSGGQVTAGLFEDPFFFDLDGFNDGFAFTGDDFFAGLDVSAIVLEVPSAELGAVQVGLYAETRVDGERFDLMGRPAINTVLLEGDRKELFNDVDPADQFSVFGEEVTAKIASLSDQENAESLTPILLPDLLTYDSSSDAGYLNGRRLDDDVIDASLSLLTAGALVSDGVDGNDRAFLNAFPFLAAANGDGPVPIPTPSAAAAGLALLGVGVARRRRRVEA
- a CDS encoding HD-GYP domain-containing protein — protein: MDHPTPASTTNDRPLQAGPTPPGGAGAPDAASAPAPTIRLADLVSALSAALDVTEGQPQGHSARTCLIAMQIASELHLSVEEHSALFYASQLKDLGCSSNAARIANLFGGDDRGIKRDFKTVDWARLGESIKYTTRHAFGSGTMIEKIGRAARIGAAGPAAGREMISIRCERGAAISRLFGVPEATSEAIYALDEHWDGRGHPHGTRREAIPLLARVLGLAQTLEVFVAAHGVGAGMDMLRRRRGHWFDPTIADVALRLENQTNFWSGVYTADPFAALVDLEPPEKRLLADDARIDDIAIGFAQVVDAKSPWTRRHSEGVEELAVGIARHQGLPAAEVRQVRRAALLHDVGKLGVSNTILDKPGKLDDAEFREMRQHAAFTHQILGRVRGLGDLSEVAAGHHEKLDGTGYHRGLVGDAIHPHSRILAVADMYEAMTAERPYRATMPREKVLSILEAEARTAVCGGAVEGLRGHLDRHGFEPSTWSAEPEPAAAPRPRIAA
- a CDS encoding DUF3987 domain-containing protein, with translation MSDFNTVTKAEPCPVCGKPDWCARMGNGSRVKCERLAAPPPGWKLLAAKDGGGVFAADDAPPEATTGTWMPAKRPQAAAPLETGDAGENRPGGYGTAAELVKAAYGQRGPAAGRWTYRDAAEKPVGVVLRFEEAGGRKTYRQASRCPVDGLWRAEAMPKPRPLYRLPELLAANPSLPVDVLEGEKAADAGAEAGLVTVTAAGGSGAPVDATDWKALRGRCVRVLADHDDPGRKWAARVADHLGDVAADVRVVHLVDRWADLPPRGDLVDALEREADPGAVRAAVEALAAEAEPAGTPEPRPLPPPLLAVPPFDPAWLPEAFRLWCLDVADRMQCPLDYVAVAALVTFSGAVGARLCIRPKGDDTTWEEIPNLWGGVVGSPGTMKTPAMKEPKRMLERLEKRARKSNAEAEAAYELKVTTFKAKRAAAEAVLKKAAAGDDAEAMAEAERLLGEVEPPAAPTPRRYVVNDATPEKLHAIMEHNPAGVTLLRDELPGWLAGLEKKGREQERALCLEAWNGDGCLSLDRIRRGEVYVDRMCLSVCGAIQPEPMAALVAAVAAGGTRADGFLDRLQAMTWPDHPAEWRDVDRKPDRVAFARAEAAYERAATTDPARLGGRVDENAPADAIPHLRFCGDALERFRAWRHVLEARLPRERSPMMSGWLSKLRKLVPSLALLLHVADATEPAAVADPHRVTDDALRRALELAAYFEAHARRVLLSETREAVERAGRILERLEAGDLPERFSGRDVYAKGWSGIGRKAEPVTRALELLRDHGHLLEQEVPTTAKGGAPSVSYAWRRPRPLPEEKPRTKLTQPPAARGSVGSVSGSRTGGGGATPEPPTPGIGEGVEL
- a CDS encoding helix-turn-helix domain-containing protein, which codes for MLATPDDPKAAPPEAVLVPITLRAKQAAAVLCLSERTVKELAAAGTLPSFKLGTCRLFNRAELQRWADARQAEAAAPLAEGGAH
- a CDS encoding thermonuclease family protein, whose product is MSPRTLLCLVLLVGLLLVVWTMRPPAVPSRPPAEAVPEAPLAVTPEELPPFRVARVVDGDTVDVVDPAGEVVRVRVLGIDAPERAQPGGDAATAWAWAALEEGEAVELVGDDRDRWGRRLAEVRHDGGRDLGAGLVEAGHAWRWQHADRPDLETLAAEARAAGRGCGRIRRR